The Mycolicibacterium doricum genome includes a region encoding these proteins:
- a CDS encoding cytochrome c biogenesis CcdA family protein, which yields MDGVTAIATSGHVLLAVFVSALAGLVSFASPCVVPLVPGYLSYLAAVVGVDDDQARAQPPGRARLRVAGAAGLFVVGFTAVFLMGTVAILGLTTTIIANGVLLQRIGGVVTIVMGLVFMGFIPALQRDARFTPTSLSTLWGAPLLGAVFGLGWTPCLGPTLTGVIAVASATEGPNVMRGIVLVVAYCVGLGAPFVLFALASGRAMRALGWLRRNARRIQVFGGVLLVAVGIALLTGLWNEVVSWVRDAFVSNTTLPI from the coding sequence GTGGATGGTGTCACCGCGATCGCTACGTCTGGTCACGTGCTCCTCGCGGTGTTCGTGTCGGCGTTAGCTGGGTTGGTGTCGTTCGCGTCGCCCTGCGTCGTACCTCTCGTACCCGGGTATCTGTCCTACCTGGCCGCGGTGGTTGGCGTGGATGATGACCAGGCGCGTGCCCAGCCGCCGGGCAGGGCACGTCTGCGGGTGGCAGGGGCCGCGGGGTTGTTCGTTGTCGGGTTCACGGCGGTGTTCCTCATGGGAACCGTCGCGATTCTGGGACTGACGACGACGATTATCGCCAATGGGGTGCTGTTGCAGCGCATCGGCGGAGTCGTCACGATCGTGATGGGTCTGGTGTTCATGGGTTTCATCCCTGCGCTGCAACGCGACGCGCGGTTTACGCCCACGTCGTTGTCCACGCTGTGGGGTGCGCCGCTCCTGGGGGCGGTGTTCGGGCTGGGCTGGACCCCGTGTTTGGGCCCGACGCTGACGGGTGTCATCGCTGTGGCATCTGCCACCGAAGGGCCCAACGTCATGCGCGGCATCGTGCTCGTCGTCGCCTACTGTGTGGGTCTGGGCGCTCCGTTCGTGCTGTTCGCGCTGGCATCCGGACGGGCAATGAGGGCACTGGGCTGGCTGCGACGAAACGCTCGGCGAATTCAGGTCTTCGGCGGCGTGCTCCTCGTCGCGGTCGGCATCGCCCTGCTGACCGGGCTGTGGAACGAGGTGGTGTCATGGGTGCGCGATGCGTTCGTCAGCAACACCACACTTCCGATATGA
- the ctaD gene encoding aa3-type cytochrome oxidase subunit I, with translation MVANAPPAGELEARRPFPARVGPRGNLIYKLVTTTDHKLIGMMYVVTCFVFFFAGGLMALFIRTELAVPGLQFLSNEQYNQLFTMHGTVMLLFYATPIVFGFANLVLPLQIGAPDVAFPRLNALSFWLFLFGALIALGGFITPGGAADFGWTAYTPLSNAINSPGAGADLWILGLIVGGLGTILGAVNMITTVVCMRAPGMTMFRMPIFTWNILVTSILVLLAFPLLTAALFALAADRHLGAHIYDPANGGVLLWQHLFWFFGHPEVYIIALPFFGIVSEIFPVFSRKPIFGYTTLIYATIAIAALSVAVWAHHMYATGAVLLPFFSFMTFLIAVPTGIKFFNWIGTMWKGQLTFETPMLFSVGFLLTFLLGGLSGVLLASPPIDFQVTDTYFVIAHFHYVLFGTIVFATYAGIYFWFPKMTGRLLDERLGKLHFWLTFIGFHTTFLVQHWLGNEGMPRRYADYLPADDFTTLNIVSTIGAFILGLSALPFVWNVFKSWRYGEPVTVDDPWGYGNSLEWATSCPPPRHNFTELPRIRSERPAFELHYPHMVERMRVEAHVGKAHGPDDGDVTRLDDAQVRT, from the coding sequence ATGGTTGCCAATGCGCCACCGGCCGGGGAACTGGAGGCACGCCGCCCCTTTCCTGCCCGGGTGGGTCCCAGGGGCAACCTGATCTACAAGTTGGTGACCACGACCGATCACAAGTTGATCGGCATGATGTACGTCGTCACCTGCTTCGTGTTCTTCTTCGCCGGCGGTCTCATGGCGCTGTTCATCAGGACTGAACTCGCGGTGCCGGGTCTGCAGTTCCTGTCCAACGAGCAGTACAACCAGCTGTTCACCATGCACGGCACGGTGATGCTGCTGTTCTACGCGACCCCGATCGTGTTCGGGTTCGCCAACCTGGTGCTGCCGCTGCAGATCGGCGCCCCGGACGTGGCGTTCCCGCGCCTCAACGCGCTCTCGTTCTGGCTGTTCCTGTTCGGCGCGCTGATCGCGTTGGGTGGCTTCATCACCCCCGGTGGCGCGGCGGACTTCGGTTGGACGGCCTATACGCCGCTGTCGAATGCCATCAACAGTCCGGGAGCCGGCGCCGACCTGTGGATCCTCGGCCTGATCGTCGGCGGGCTGGGAACGATCCTGGGCGCAGTCAACATGATCACCACGGTGGTCTGCATGCGGGCCCCGGGTATGACGATGTTCCGGATGCCGATCTTCACCTGGAACATCCTGGTGACGTCGATCCTGGTGCTGCTGGCCTTCCCGCTGCTGACCGCCGCCCTGTTCGCGCTAGCTGCCGACCGCCACCTGGGTGCGCACATCTACGACCCGGCCAACGGCGGTGTGCTGCTGTGGCAGCACCTGTTCTGGTTCTTCGGCCACCCCGAGGTGTACATCATCGCGCTGCCGTTCTTCGGGATCGTCAGCGAGATCTTCCCGGTGTTCAGCCGCAAACCGATCTTCGGATACACCACGCTGATCTACGCGACCATCGCGATCGCCGCGCTGTCGGTGGCGGTGTGGGCGCACCACATGTACGCCACCGGCGCGGTGCTGCTGCCGTTCTTCTCCTTCATGACGTTCCTCATCGCGGTGCCCACCGGGATCAAGTTCTTCAACTGGATCGGCACCATGTGGAAAGGCCAGTTGACGTTCGAGACACCGATGCTCTTCTCGGTGGGCTTCCTGCTGACGTTCCTGCTCGGCGGTCTGTCGGGTGTGCTGCTGGCCAGCCCTCCGATCGACTTCCAGGTCACCGATACCTATTTCGTCATCGCGCACTTCCACTACGTGCTGTTCGGCACCATCGTGTTCGCGACGTATGCCGGCATCTACTTCTGGTTCCCGAAGATGACCGGACGTCTGCTCGACGAGCGCCTGGGCAAGCTGCACTTCTGGCTGACGTTCATCGGCTTCCACACCACCTTCCTGGTGCAGCACTGGCTCGGTAACGAGGGCATGCCGCGCCGCTACGCCGACTACCTCCCTGCCGACGACTTCACCACGCTGAACATCGTGTCCACGATTGGCGCGTTTATCCTGGGTCTGTCGGCGCTGCCGTTCGTGTGGAACGTGTTCAAGAGCTGGCGCTACGGCGAGCCGGTCACCGTCGACGACCCGTGGGGTTACGGGAACTCCCTGGAGTGGGCCACCAGCTGCCCGCCGCCGCGGCACAACTTCACCGAGCTGCCCCGGATCCGTTCGGAGCGCCCGGCGTTCGAGCTGCACTATCCGCACATGGTCGAGCGGATGCGCGTTGAGGCCCACGTTGGCAAGGCCCACGGCCCCGACGACGGTGACGTGACGCGCCTCGACGACGCGCAAGTGCGCACCTAA
- the ccsB gene encoding c-type cytochrome biogenesis protein CcsB: protein MNAVGTRVSLALYSDWAYTSAMVGLVLALLVLAATFANSRSQALERSTASVGIAPDSPRPGVVADVPRRSVVERAERAGVALVVVGAWFLLVCIVLRGLATSRAPWGNMYEFINLTCFCGLVAALIVLRRRDLRPLWVFVLVPVLILLAVSGKWLYTDAAPVMPALQSYWLPIHVSVVSLGSGVFLVAGVASILFLVKTSRLGDPGREGLSAGVVSRLPHAQVLDRIAYRTTIFAFPVFGFGVIFGAIWAEETWGRFWGWDPKETVSFVAWVAYAAYLHARSTAGWRDRRAAWINVAGFVAMVFNLFFINLVIAGLHSYAGVG, encoded by the coding sequence GTGAACGCAGTTGGCACACGGGTATCGCTGGCGCTTTATTCGGACTGGGCGTACACGTCGGCGATGGTCGGACTGGTTCTCGCGTTGTTGGTGCTGGCGGCGACGTTTGCGAACAGCCGGAGTCAGGCACTCGAGAGGTCTACGGCGTCCGTGGGAATAGCGCCCGACAGCCCACGTCCGGGTGTCGTCGCCGACGTCCCGAGGCGGTCGGTCGTGGAACGTGCGGAGCGTGCTGGAGTTGCCCTCGTCGTCGTGGGTGCATGGTTCCTGCTGGTGTGCATCGTGCTGCGTGGCCTGGCCACCTCGCGCGCGCCGTGGGGCAACATGTACGAGTTCATCAACCTGACCTGCTTTTGTGGGTTGGTGGCGGCGTTGATCGTGTTGCGGCGTCGTGATCTTCGGCCGCTGTGGGTGTTCGTCCTGGTTCCGGTGCTGATTCTGCTCGCGGTGTCGGGCAAGTGGCTGTATACCGACGCCGCGCCGGTCATGCCTGCGCTGCAGTCGTATTGGTTGCCCATTCACGTGTCGGTGGTGAGCCTTGGCTCAGGGGTGTTTCTCGTCGCCGGTGTGGCGAGCATTCTCTTCCTAGTGAAGACGTCGCGGCTGGGTGACCCCGGGCGCGAAGGACTATCTGCGGGCGTCGTGTCCAGGTTGCCCCATGCGCAGGTCTTGGACCGAATCGCCTACCGCACCACCATTTTCGCGTTCCCGGTCTTCGGGTTCGGCGTCATCTTCGGCGCGATCTGGGCCGAGGAGACGTGGGGACGCTTTTGGGGATGGGACCCCAAGGAGACGGTGTCGTTCGTCGCGTGGGTCGCGTACGCGGCGTATTTGCATGCCAGGTCCACCGCGGGGTGGCGTGACAGGAGGGCTGCATGGATCAACGTGGCCGGCTTCGTGGCGATGGTGTTCAATTTGTTCTTCATCAATTTGGTGATTGCTGGGTTGCACTCGTACGCCGGGGTGGGCTGA
- a CDS encoding heavy metal translocating P-type ATPase, producing the protein MRIIACMTDRDGGTVSRRGADGMRANETLALDLAALLPGSDERCTDRLTRGLGDDGVIERVHVIDGDTSEPRLCVHYDAEAATAAEVQQRALRAADTIRSTYGHLRWLTTGTHDDEALRTALVDTLSSIPGVVAAAATPDSVELEFERTTVTAQELVDVIAAQGAPSGSAADVDAAVAHDGDGADHQHGHGGIFGERTELVFAGLAGALLLTGWLLAAFADTPRSAEVVVYGLAFFFGAFFTVQEAFASVRQGRFEIDFLMLVSAAGAAALGEVAEGALLLFLFSVGHALEGYAMGRARRAIEALAELAPKTALVRRGGTGDTVEVSVADLRIGDIVVVRPNMRLAADGFVVAGSSSIDQAPVTGESVPVDKIPVSDVAAAAASPELIDAASRVFAGTINGAGAIEVQVTRLAGDSTLARVVRLVAEAQTKTTSTQRFTDRFQRIFVPVILVGVVLLLFAGFVVDEPFTDTVYRALAVLVAASPCALAIATPSAVLSAVARAARAGILMKGGAALEELGRVSVLAFDKTGTLTEGRPRIADVCATADSDDAELLRIAVAVEEQSDHPLARAIVRDGRERLAGAVTPRATDVRAVIGRGIVASVEGVEVCIGKTELFTDAAQPPPAELAAEVNRLEQAGRTTMLVRAGDRWLGAIGLMDLPRPEASAVIARLAALGVKNTVMLSGDNQRVADAVAAEVGVAYARGDLMPEDKVAQIAALRERHGRVGMVGDGVNDAPAMAGASVGIAMGAAGSDVALETADVALMADDLRALPFAVSLSRRSSRVIKQNLWASLGIVAVLIPATVFGLGIGPAVLIHEGSTLIVVANALRLLGMPMQSVTPAAPRVERAEETP; encoded by the coding sequence ATGCGTATTATTGCATGCATGACAGATCGCGACGGTGGGACGGTGAGCCGGCGCGGCGCCGACGGCATGCGCGCTAATGAGACTCTGGCACTCGACCTCGCAGCGCTGCTTCCCGGTAGCGACGAGCGCTGCACTGACCGGCTGACGCGCGGCCTGGGGGACGATGGAGTTATCGAACGGGTCCACGTCATCGATGGCGACACGTCGGAACCCCGCCTGTGCGTGCACTACGACGCCGAGGCTGCCACCGCAGCAGAAGTGCAGCAGCGGGCTCTGCGGGCGGCCGACACGATCAGATCGACGTATGGGCACCTGCGGTGGTTGACCACGGGCACTCATGACGATGAGGCGCTGCGAACTGCGCTCGTCGACACGCTGTCTTCGATTCCTGGCGTCGTCGCCGCAGCGGCGACACCAGATTCAGTCGAGCTGGAGTTCGAGCGGACGACGGTGACCGCCCAGGAACTCGTAGACGTGATCGCCGCGCAGGGTGCGCCGTCGGGGAGCGCCGCGGACGTCGACGCCGCCGTCGCGCACGACGGAGACGGCGCCGACCATCAGCACGGTCACGGCGGGATCTTCGGCGAGCGCACCGAACTGGTCTTTGCGGGACTGGCGGGCGCCCTGCTACTCACGGGCTGGTTATTGGCCGCCTTCGCCGATACGCCGCGTTCGGCCGAGGTGGTGGTCTACGGCCTGGCGTTTTTCTTCGGTGCGTTCTTCACGGTGCAGGAAGCCTTTGCCAGTGTGCGGCAGGGCCGGTTCGAGATCGACTTCCTCATGCTCGTCTCCGCTGCGGGTGCGGCGGCGCTCGGCGAAGTCGCCGAAGGCGCGCTCCTGCTGTTCCTCTTCAGCGTCGGACACGCACTCGAGGGCTATGCGATGGGCCGGGCTCGCCGGGCGATCGAAGCGCTCGCCGAACTCGCCCCCAAGACGGCGCTGGTGCGGCGCGGCGGCACGGGCGACACCGTTGAAGTGTCCGTCGCGGACCTGCGCATTGGGGACATCGTCGTTGTGCGCCCCAACATGCGTCTGGCCGCAGACGGCTTCGTCGTGGCAGGCAGCAGCAGCATCGATCAAGCCCCGGTGACCGGGGAAAGCGTCCCCGTTGACAAGATCCCGGTTTCGGACGTGGCGGCAGCCGCGGCGTCACCCGAGCTCATCGACGCGGCATCACGGGTGTTCGCCGGCACCATCAACGGCGCCGGCGCCATCGAGGTTCAGGTGACTCGGCTCGCCGGTGACTCCACCCTGGCCCGAGTGGTGCGTCTGGTGGCCGAGGCGCAAACCAAGACCACTTCCACGCAGCGCTTCACCGACCGGTTCCAGCGCATCTTCGTGCCCGTGATCCTGGTGGGTGTGGTGCTGCTGCTCTTCGCCGGGTTCGTGGTCGACGAGCCGTTCACTGACACGGTGTACCGGGCGCTTGCCGTTCTGGTGGCGGCCAGCCCGTGTGCGCTGGCGATCGCCACGCCCAGCGCGGTGTTGTCGGCGGTAGCGCGAGCGGCGCGGGCCGGCATCCTGATGAAGGGCGGTGCCGCGTTGGAGGAACTTGGCCGGGTCAGCGTGCTGGCCTTCGACAAGACCGGCACCCTCACCGAGGGGCGGCCCCGGATCGCCGATGTCTGCGCCACCGCAGACAGCGACGACGCCGAACTGCTGCGGATCGCCGTTGCCGTTGAGGAGCAAAGCGACCATCCGCTCGCCCGAGCTATCGTCCGCGACGGCCGCGAGCGTCTCGCCGGGGCGGTAACACCCCGCGCGACCGACGTCCGTGCCGTGATCGGCCGCGGCATCGTCGCGTCCGTCGAGGGGGTCGAGGTCTGCATCGGCAAGACCGAGTTGTTCACCGACGCCGCTCAGCCCCCGCCGGCTGAGCTGGCGGCCGAGGTGAATCGTCTCGAACAGGCGGGCCGCACGACGATGCTCGTCCGCGCGGGCGACCGCTGGTTGGGCGCGATCGGATTGATGGACCTTCCTCGGCCGGAGGCGTCGGCGGTCATCGCGCGTCTTGCCGCACTCGGCGTGAAGAACACCGTGATGCTGTCGGGGGACAACCAGCGGGTGGCCGATGCCGTCGCCGCCGAAGTCGGTGTCGCCTACGCCCGCGGCGATCTGATGCCCGAGGACAAGGTGGCCCAGATCGCCGCCCTGCGGGAACGCCACGGCCGCGTCGGGATGGTCGGCGACGGCGTCAACGACGCGCCCGCAATGGCCGGCGCGAGCGTGGGTATCGCGATGGGGGCGGCGGGCTCCGACGTGGCGTTGGAGACCGCTGACGTTGCGCTGATGGCCGACGACCTGCGCGCGTTGCCGTTTGCGGTGAGCCTGAGCCGCCGCTCCTCGCGCGTCATCAAGCAGAACCTGTGGGCAAGTCTCGGAATCGTCGCGGTCCTCATCCCGGCGACGGTCTTCGGCCTGGGCATCGGTCCCGCCGTGCTCATCCACGAAGGCTCGACGCTCATCGTCGTCGCCAATGCGTTGCGCCTCCTCGGGATGCCTATGCAGTCGGTCACCCCAGCAGCGCCGCGCGTTGAGCGTGCAGAAGAGACGCCATGA
- a CDS encoding acyltransferase family protein: MLTFAPPRTVTRTGSGPPAPTSMGTRASGFYRHDLDGLRGIAIALVAVFHVWFGRVSGGVDVFLALSGFFFGGRLLRAALTPTASLAPVPEMRRLVRRLLPALVVVLAASAVLTILVQPETRWETFADQSLASLGYYQNWELASTASDYLRAGEAVSPLQHIWSMSVQGQFYIAFLLLVFGLGFPLRRLLGRHLRICLVGLLSALTIASFVYAIIEHQADQATAYYNSFARAWELLLGALAGALVRHVRWPMWLRTTVSVIALAVILSCGAFIDGVAEFPGPWALVPVGATILFILSAANRAADPRFASGDGRLPLPNRLLATAPFVSLGAMAYSLYLWHWPLLIFWLAYSGHTQANLAEGAGVLLVSGVLAWLTTRFVEDPLRLRATSAQKAKSAVPLRTRLRRPTIVLGSIVTLLGVALTATSFTWREHMTIQRANGKELSGLSSRDYPGARALINNAKVPKLPMRPTVLEAKDDLPQSTTDNCISDFADPSLRECTYGSEIATRTIAMAGGSHAEHWITALDLLGRRHGFKVVTYLKMGCPLSAERAPRIPGSGEPYPQCFDWVQAAMREIVADRPDYVFTTVTRPRDTRPGDVMPEAYLPIWQAFADNGLKVLGMRDTPWLVRNGDPFVPSDCLANGGDATTCGTPRALVLDDVNPAANLPKRFPQMNMIDMSGALCRYDYCRAAEGNILIYRDSHHLSATYVRSLAPELGRRIGAVTGWWP, from the coding sequence ATGTTGACCTTCGCCCCACCTCGGACGGTCACGCGTACCGGTTCGGGGCCCCCGGCGCCTACCTCGATGGGCACCAGGGCGTCCGGATTCTACCGTCATGACCTCGACGGCCTGCGCGGCATCGCCATCGCCCTGGTCGCGGTGTTCCACGTGTGGTTCGGTCGGGTCTCCGGTGGCGTCGACGTCTTTCTCGCGCTGTCCGGATTCTTCTTCGGCGGCAGGCTGCTGCGCGCCGCCCTCACCCCGACCGCATCCCTGGCACCCGTACCCGAGATGCGCCGCCTGGTCCGGCGCCTGCTCCCCGCGCTGGTGGTAGTGCTCGCCGCGTCTGCGGTGCTGACGATCCTCGTCCAGCCCGAGACCCGGTGGGAGACGTTCGCCGATCAAAGCTTGGCGAGCCTCGGCTACTACCAGAATTGGGAGCTGGCGAGTACCGCGTCGGACTACCTGCGCGCCGGCGAGGCGGTCAGTCCGCTGCAGCACATCTGGTCGATGTCCGTGCAGGGCCAGTTCTACATCGCATTCCTGCTGCTGGTGTTCGGCCTAGGCTTCCCGTTGCGCCGCCTCCTTGGCAGGCACCTGCGGATCTGCCTCGTCGGTCTGTTGTCGGCGCTCACCATCGCCTCGTTCGTCTACGCGATCATCGAGCATCAGGCCGACCAGGCCACCGCCTACTACAACAGCTTCGCCCGGGCCTGGGAGCTGCTCCTCGGTGCGCTGGCGGGGGCGCTGGTGCGCCACGTCCGGTGGCCGATGTGGCTGCGGACCACCGTCTCGGTGATCGCGCTGGCAGTGATCCTGTCGTGTGGCGCGTTCATCGACGGCGTCGCGGAGTTCCCCGGACCGTGGGCGCTGGTGCCGGTCGGGGCGACCATCCTGTTCATCCTCAGCGCCGCCAACCGCGCCGCCGATCCGCGTTTCGCCAGCGGCGACGGCCGGTTGCCGCTGCCCAACCGCCTCCTGGCCACCGCACCGTTCGTCTCCCTAGGCGCGATGGCCTACTCGCTGTACCTGTGGCACTGGCCACTGCTGATCTTCTGGCTCGCCTACAGCGGACACACCCAGGCCAACCTGGCCGAGGGCGCGGGTGTCCTGCTGGTCTCCGGTGTGCTGGCCTGGTTGACCACCCGCTTCGTCGAGGACCCGCTGCGGCTGCGCGCCACGAGTGCGCAGAAGGCCAAGTCCGCCGTGCCGCTGCGCACCCGGCTGCGCAGGCCCACCATTGTGCTCGGCTCGATCGTCACCCTGCTGGGCGTGGCCCTGACCGCGACGTCGTTCACGTGGCGCGAGCACATGACGATCCAGCGCGCCAACGGCAAGGAACTGTCCGGCCTGTCGTCTCGCGACTATCCCGGCGCGCGAGCGCTGATCAACAACGCCAAGGTCCCCAAGCTGCCGATGCGGCCCACGGTCCTCGAGGCCAAGGACGACCTGCCGCAGAGCACCACCGACAACTGCATCAGCGACTTCGCCGACCCGAGTCTGCGCGAGTGCACGTACGGTTCCGAGATCGCGACCCGCACCATCGCGATGGCCGGCGGCTCGCATGCCGAGCACTGGATTACCGCACTGGACCTGCTCGGCCGACGCCACGGCTTCAAGGTCGTGACCTACCTCAAGATGGGCTGCCCCCTATCAGCAGAGCGGGCGCCCCGCATTCCGGGGTCGGGAGAGCCGTACCCGCAGTGCTTCGACTGGGTCCAAGCCGCCATGCGCGAGATCGTCGCCGATCGGCCAGATTACGTGTTCACCACCGTGACACGACCACGGGACACCCGGCCCGGTGACGTCATGCCAGAGGCATACCTGCCGATCTGGCAGGCGTTCGCCGACAACGGGCTCAAGGTGCTTGGCATGCGCGACACACCTTGGCTGGTCCGCAACGGCGACCCCTTCGTTCCGAGCGACTGCCTTGCCAACGGCGGCGACGCGACGACGTGCGGCACGCCACGAGCACTCGTCCTCGACGACGTCAATCCCGCTGCGAATCTCCCGAAACGTTTCCCGCAGATGAACATGATCGACATGAGCGGCGCGCTGTGTCGATACGATTACTGCCGAGCCGCCGAAGGAAACATTCTGATCTACCGAGATTCTCATCACCTGTCGGCCACGTACGTACGCTCCTTGGCGCCAGAACTCGGGCGCAGGATCGGTGCTGTGACCGGATGGTGGCCCTAG
- a CDS encoding L,D-transpeptidase — protein MRCSAARQILAMMTTALAAVTVLTAPSASAEPQIPVPAPGDPLTVPDSAAPNPFLPPLSGTFPGPSPTATEDTPAGQNPAPYLGPPVFAPPTFNPTNGSTVGVAKPIIINFQRPIADRTLAEQAVHISSTPAVPGKFYWMSATQLRWRPIDFWPANTTVSIDASGTKSSFRTGDSLVATIDNATLQMEVMRNGTLEKTMPVSLGKPGYETPNGTYYVLEKFADMVMDSSTYGVPIDAAEGYKLKVKDAVRINNAGIFVHGAPWSVADQGKRNVSHGCPNLSPANAQWFYDNFGSGDPVVVKNSVGIYDENDGAQDWQI, from the coding sequence ATGCGGTGCTCGGCAGCCAGGCAAATCTTGGCCATGATGACGACCGCTCTAGCGGCTGTGACCGTGCTGACGGCGCCGTCGGCCTCCGCCGAGCCACAGATACCCGTGCCCGCACCCGGCGACCCCCTCACGGTCCCCGACTCGGCAGCGCCGAATCCCTTCCTCCCACCGCTATCCGGCACTTTTCCCGGCCCATCGCCGACGGCTACCGAAGACACACCCGCCGGCCAGAACCCGGCGCCCTACCTCGGCCCACCGGTCTTTGCTCCCCCCACGTTCAACCCGACGAACGGCTCGACGGTCGGCGTCGCCAAACCCATCATCATCAATTTCCAACGGCCCATCGCCGACCGCACGCTGGCTGAACAAGCCGTCCACATCTCCTCCACCCCCGCGGTTCCCGGGAAGTTCTACTGGATGAGCGCGACTCAACTCAGATGGCGGCCCATCGACTTCTGGCCCGCCAACACCACGGTCAGCATCGATGCCAGCGGCACGAAATCGAGCTTCCGCACCGGCGACTCGTTGGTGGCGACTATTGACAACGCCACCCTCCAAATGGAGGTCATGCGCAACGGCACACTGGAGAAGACCATGCCGGTGTCCTTGGGAAAGCCGGGATACGAAACACCCAACGGCACCTATTACGTGCTCGAGAAGTTCGCGGACATGGTGATGGACTCCTCCACCTACGGTGTGCCGATCGACGCAGCCGAGGGGTACAAGCTCAAGGTCAAAGACGCGGTGCGCATCAACAACGCCGGCATCTTCGTTCACGGCGCGCCCTGGTCAGTCGCCGATCAGGGCAAGCGCAACGTCAGCCACGGGTGCCCCAATTTGAGTCCAGCCAATGCGCAATGGTTCTACGACAACTTCGGCAGCGGGGACCCGGTCGTCGTCAAGAACTCCGTCGGCATCTACGACGAAAATGACGGAGCCCAGGACTGGCAGATCTGA
- a CDS encoding adenylate/guanylate cyclase domain-containing protein gives MTIDPSGAADEFEHADVNTVVIFVDIAGFTAFTETHGDHRAAELADRFATTAARVLGPGDDMVKTLGDAVMITSSDPTAALAFLRRLHDETSRIDGFPLLRAGLCVGPVVKRRGDVFGSTVNTAARLAAVARPGQIVGNAAAAAALRGTDLLAMTSLGPLRLRNVGALVEAFALDVGTRHQEHVDPICRMHVTTDAQPLTIAHEEDTYRFYFCSTACLRQFARRVGEVRPPSGDEDPTPTTQSFVGEIAAHFGALASSPRGRNAESTSPPSTSS, from the coding sequence ATGACGATCGACCCGTCCGGTGCCGCAGATGAATTCGAGCATGCCGACGTGAACACGGTGGTCATTTTCGTGGACATCGCTGGGTTCACTGCGTTCACCGAAACCCACGGTGATCATCGCGCTGCCGAACTGGCAGATCGGTTCGCCACCACAGCTGCCAGGGTCCTCGGGCCCGGCGACGACATGGTCAAGACCCTCGGCGATGCCGTGATGATCACCAGTTCGGACCCCACCGCGGCGCTGGCCTTCCTCCGGCGACTCCACGACGAGACCAGTCGCATCGACGGCTTTCCATTGTTGCGCGCCGGCCTCTGTGTTGGGCCGGTGGTGAAGCGCCGCGGAGACGTCTTCGGGTCGACGGTCAACACTGCAGCCAGACTGGCCGCCGTCGCCCGGCCAGGCCAGATTGTCGGCAACGCCGCGGCCGCGGCCGCGCTACGGGGAACCGACCTCCTGGCGATGACGTCGTTGGGCCCGCTTCGGTTGCGGAACGTCGGTGCCCTGGTGGAAGCGTTCGCCCTCGACGTCGGAACCCGCCACCAGGAGCACGTCGATCCGATATGTCGGATGCACGTTACGACAGACGCCCAACCGTTGACGATCGCGCACGAGGAAGACACTTACCGGTTCTACTTCTGTTCGACGGCCTGTTTACGCCAATTCGCGCGTCGCGTCGGTGAAGTGCGCCCGCCCTCTGGCGATGAGGACCCGACGCCGACCACGCAGTCGTTCGTCGGTGAAATTGCGGCGCACTTCGGCGCGCTGGCGTCCTCACCGCGCGGGCGGAATGCCGAGTCGACCTCACCTCCGTCAACCTCCTCGTAG